The Penaeus vannamei isolate JL-2024 chromosome 13, ASM4276789v1, whole genome shotgun sequence genome window below encodes:
- the LOC113803020 gene encoding transforming growth factor beta regulator 1 — MSSVWNTAENLLLAPSMGLPDNRVSSLPEASETVEVGDENEEILTTTPISVASAIPAVAAVTATATPGRSSPALTLSGRGVSDRGRGRGSSLPPAIAERLARHKAQEQLVYKKKMKHLKQIVKELVYENAALCDQVAEVQQQLVVAAEERMFLLKRLCHHQTTADHHNQLNTKNNSYLVLGSGSIDNWDGKKPKQTTLKRKPSDSNHGNNTNSSASSGTSDKAIKARKSGSNKPKRLCPPITLDSAGRPIFPITLGPLTIHSLGEIVSEREAYHNEHCIFPVGFCSSRMFASLRDPLKPVLYTCKIVDGGPIPRFEVVCEDEEESVVVGMSPAECHNHILHTINSTLNMDLLTIRPEGSDSEERGCRFFGLTHPSVQNVLQACPGARKCSKYKWVKFEVCRSEAEVESVFEAEKEASLCHEALLRNIRFARHHVTSPS, encoded by the exons ATGTCATCTGTATGGAACACAGCAGAAAACCTTTTACTAGCACCTAGTATGGGCCTCCCGGATAACAGGGTCAGTAGTCTCCCTGAGGCTTCAGAAACA GTTGAAGTGGGTGATGAGAATGAAGAGATTTTAACAACCACTCCAATATCTGTAGCTTCAGCAATTCCAGCAGTAGCAGCTGTGACAGCAACAGCTACTCCTGGTCGGTCTTCACCAGCTCTGACATTATCAG GTCGTGGGGTCTCTGATAGAGGACGTGGTCGAGGAAGCAGTCTTCCACCAGCCATTGCAGAGAGACTGGCACGACATAAAGCTCAAGAACAGTTAGTgtataaaaagaagatgaaacatCTTAAACAGATTGTAAAAGAACTTGTCTAT GAAAATGCTGCTCTATGTGATCAAGTGGCAGAAGTTCAACAGCAACTTGTTGTAGCAGCAGAAGAAAGAATGTTTCTACTCAAGAGACTGTGTCATCATCAGACAACTGCAGATCATCACAACCAGTTAAATACAAAG AACAACAGCTACCTTGTTTTAGGAAGTGGCAGTATTGATAACTGGGACGGAAAGAAGCCTAAACAGACAACTTTGAAGCGTAAACCTTCTGATTCTAACCATG GAAATAACACTAATTCTTCAGCATCATCAGGAACATCAGACAAAGCTATAAAGGCCAGAAAGAGTGGAAGCAATAAACCAAAGCGACTGTGCCCACCCATCACCCTAGACTCTGCCGGCCGCCCCATATTTCCCATAACGCTTGGCCCCCTTACCATACATAGTCTTGGAGAG ATTGTCAGTGAACGTGAGGCATATCACAATGAGCACTGTATTTTCCCTGTTGGCTTTTGTTCATCAAGAATGTTTGCAAGTCTTCGAGATCCTCTCAAGCCAGTCCTTTACACTTGCAAAATTGTGGATGGTGGACCCATTCCAAG GTTTGAGGTTGTgtgtgaagatgaggaggagtctGTAGTGGTTGGCATGTCTCCTGCAGAATGCCACAATCACATCCTCCACACCATCAACTCTACACTCAATATGGACCTTCTTACTATTAG GCCAGAGGGATCAGACAGTGAGGAACGAGGTTGTCGGTTTTTCGGCCTAACTCATCCCAGTGTCCAGAATGTGCTGCAGGCCTGCCCAGGTGCAAGAAAATGCTCAAAGTATAAGTGGGTTAAATTTGAG GTTTGTCGAAGTGAGGCAGAGGTTGAAAGTGTGTTTGAAGCAGAGAAAGAGGCCTCCTTATGCCATGAAGCCCTTTTAAGGAACATCCGCTTTGCTAGACATCATGTTACATCTCCTTCATAA